One Tenacibaculum sp. MAR_2010_89 DNA window includes the following coding sequences:
- the mrdA gene encoding penicillin-binding protein 2 encodes MKRSFLLLFLITVVGLVYIFRLFQLQIIHGKKSNPTLSSTVKVEYDYPERGYVYDRNNKLVVANQLSYDVMVIPKDVKPLDTIQFCSLLKISKENFKYRFKKAEKYARWLPSVFLKQLAKEDFAFLQEKLQKFKGFYIQKRIIRNYPLKSAANVLGFISEVNEYIAKTSDYYEQGELIGKLGVEKQYEKILRGIKGKKYFKRNNLNKITGSYKDGKYDTLAVAGKDLTLTIDSELQQYGEQLMQGKRGGIVALEPNTGEILALITAPSYDPNLLVGRKRSPNSVKLFNDKINMPTFDRGLQAMYAPGSPFKIINGLIALEEGVIDENFSVRCYHGYRYGKRKNEFMGCHCRIVGRPIRLKTAIAKSCNSYFCTAYRKIIDKAENSKIGLDNWNKHVKSFGLGNYLGYDLPTGQKGRIPNSKLYDARNKFRWGATTTISNAIGQGEVETTPMQLANMTAAIANKGYFYTPHIVKKINSSPIKDSTYTIKKFTTISPQHFPIAIEAMHEVFTRGTAKSSQVKGLDICGKTGTAENFIRVNGKKEQLPDHSILIAFAPKDNPKIALAVYIENGGYGSTIAAPITSLLIEKYLTGKISRKHIEKRMLDLSLKSVYEKLIPKKDTIATGTK; translated from the coding sequence ATGAAGCGAAGTTTTTTATTACTCTTTTTAATTACAGTTGTTGGCTTAGTTTATATTTTTAGACTTTTTCAATTACAAATCATTCATGGAAAAAAATCAAACCCTACCTTAAGTTCAACTGTTAAGGTCGAGTATGATTACCCTGAAAGAGGTTATGTGTACGATAGAAACAACAAACTTGTTGTAGCAAACCAACTTTCGTATGATGTAATGGTAATTCCCAAAGATGTAAAACCTTTAGATACAATCCAATTCTGTTCTTTACTTAAAATATCAAAAGAAAATTTTAAATACAGATTTAAAAAAGCTGAAAAATATGCTAGGTGGCTACCTTCAGTATTCCTTAAACAACTTGCAAAAGAAGATTTTGCTTTTTTACAGGAAAAGCTACAAAAATTTAAAGGTTTTTACATCCAGAAACGTATCATTCGTAATTACCCTTTAAAATCAGCAGCTAATGTTTTAGGCTTTATTAGTGAAGTAAATGAATATATAGCAAAAACAAGTGACTATTACGAGCAAGGTGAATTAATTGGTAAGTTAGGTGTTGAAAAACAATATGAAAAAATTCTTAGAGGTATTAAAGGTAAAAAATATTTTAAAAGAAACAACCTTAATAAAATAACTGGCTCATATAAAGATGGGAAATACGATACCCTCGCTGTGGCTGGTAAAGATTTAACTTTAACTATTGACAGTGAACTTCAACAATACGGTGAACAGCTGATGCAAGGTAAGAGAGGTGGTATAGTTGCTTTAGAACCCAATACTGGAGAAATTTTAGCACTTATTACCGCTCCTTCATATGACCCTAATTTGTTAGTAGGTAGAAAACGTTCTCCGAATTCTGTTAAATTATTTAACGACAAAATTAATATGCCCACATTTGACAGAGGTTTACAAGCAATGTACGCCCCTGGATCACCTTTTAAAATAATTAATGGTTTGATTGCTTTAGAAGAAGGTGTTATTGACGAGAATTTTTCTGTACGTTGTTACCATGGTTACAGATATGGGAAACGAAAAAATGAATTTATGGGGTGTCATTGTCGTATTGTAGGTCGCCCTATCAGATTAAAAACTGCCATTGCTAAATCGTGTAACAGTTATTTCTGTACTGCTTATAGGAAGATAATTGACAAAGCTGAAAACTCAAAAATTGGTTTAGACAACTGGAATAAACACGTCAAAAGTTTTGGTTTAGGTAATTATTTAGGATATGATTTACCCACTGGCCAAAAAGGGAGAATTCCAAATTCAAAACTTTATGATGCTCGTAATAAATTTAGATGGGGAGCAACCACAACAATATCAAACGCTATTGGCCAGGGAGAGGTAGAAACAACTCCTATGCAGCTAGCAAATATGACTGCAGCCATTGCCAACAAAGGATACTTTTACACTCCTCACATAGTAAAAAAAATAAACTCCTCTCCTATTAAGGATTCTACATATACAATTAAAAAATTCACAACAATTTCTCCACAACATTTCCCTATTGCTATTGAAGCAATGCATGAAGTATTTACTAGAGGAACTGCTAAATCTAGTCAGGTAAAAGGACTAGATATTTGTGGAAAAACTGGTACTGCGGAAAATTTCATACGCGTTAATGGAAAAAAAGAACAATTACCTGATCATTCAATTTTAATTGCTTTTGCACCTAAAGACAATCCTAAAATTGCCTTAGCTGTGTATATAGAAAACGGAGGATACGGCTCTACAATAGCTGCTCCTATTACCAGTTTATTGATAGAAAAATATTTAACAGGGAAAATTTCACGAAAGCATATAGAAAAAAGAATGCTTGACTTAAGTCTTAAAAGTGTATACGAAAAGCTAATTCCAAAAAAAGATACTATTGCGACAGGAACGAAATAA
- the mreD gene encoding rod shape-determining protein MreD, translating into MNKTLYLIFLFIFFVLLQTLILNNILLFGHVNPYIYIAYVFIFPLNQKRISFLTISFLFGLCIDFFSNSGGIHAFATLFIAYIRLFLVKTIFKKTESDYLLFDLKLETFDKTFNYIAILTIIHHFILYSFINFSLHNFSNVIINTLLSTTFTLVLYFLGSFIFRKKLS; encoded by the coding sequence ATGAACAAAACACTTTACCTTATATTTTTATTCATATTCTTTGTACTACTACAAACACTAATCTTAAATAACATTCTTTTATTTGGTCATGTAAATCCATACATATATATAGCTTATGTATTTATATTTCCATTAAATCAAAAACGAATATCTTTTTTAACAATTAGTTTTCTATTCGGACTTTGTATAGATTTCTTTTCTAATTCTGGTGGTATTCATGCCTTTGCTACGCTTTTTATTGCATACATACGCTTATTTTTAGTTAAAACAATTTTTAAAAAAACGGAATCCGATTATCTTTTATTCGATTTAAAACTGGAAACATTTGATAAAACTTTTAATTATATAGCCATTTTAACAATTATTCATCACTTTATTTTATACAGTTTTATTAATTTTAGCTTACATAATTTTTCAAATGTTATTATCAATACACTATTATCAACTACATTTACGTTAGTACTGTATTTCTTAGGAAGTTTTATATTTAGAAAAAAGCTATCATGA
- the mreC gene encoding rod shape-determining protein MreC, whose translation MQQLIYFFRKYKHFLYFLFLEIIAVALIINNHSFHKSKFISSANTISGGLLHKISNINEYMNLKNENNLLLEENTLLKNKLENLYSLVDTVKINTIVDSLEFNQKYYYINGKITSNDYHTPYNFITINRGKSNNITTEMAVINSKGIIGITENVNSKYARVQSILNKNSKINVRFKNSHHFGTLIWDAKDYNTVQLIDIPRQAVYKIGDTIITGGKSTIFPEGIPVGTIKNVPEKISALNTLNIKLFNDMSNLGSIYIITNFHKTEIKKVEN comes from the coding sequence ATGCAACAGCTTATTTATTTCTTTAGAAAGTATAAACACTTTTTATATTTTTTGTTTCTAGAAATTATAGCTGTTGCATTAATCATAAATAATCATTCTTTTCATAAAAGTAAATTTATAAGTTCTGCTAATACTATATCTGGTGGTTTGTTACACAAAATAAGTAACATTAATGAATATATGAACTTAAAAAATGAAAACAATTTACTTTTAGAAGAAAACACTTTATTAAAAAATAAGCTAGAAAATCTTTATTCTTTAGTTGACACTGTGAAAATAAATACTATAGTAGATTCTTTAGAATTCAATCAAAAATACTACTACATAAATGGTAAAATTACTAGTAATGATTACCATACCCCTTATAATTTTATAACAATTAACAGAGGCAAAAGCAACAATATTACTACTGAAATGGCTGTAATAAACAGCAAAGGAATAATTGGTATAACTGAAAATGTTAATAGTAAATACGCTAGAGTTCAATCAATTTTAAATAAAAATAGTAAGATAAATGTACGCTTCAAGAACAGCCATCACTTTGGCACACTTATTTGGGATGCTAAAGATTATAACACTGTTCAATTAATAGATATTCCTCGTCAAGCAGTTTATAAAATTGGAGATACAATTATTACTGGTGGTAAATCAACTATATTTCCTGAGGGAATACCAGTTGGAACTATAAAAAATGTTCCTGAAAAAATATCTGCTTTGAATACTCTTAATATAAAATTATTCAATGATATGAGTAATTTAGGAAGTATATATATTATTACAAATTTTCATAAGACAGAAATAAAAAAAGTGGAGAATTAA
- a CDS encoding rod shape-determining protein, with protein sequence MGFFDFMTEDIAVDLGTANTLIIHNGKVVIDSPSIVARNRLTGKIIATGHEANRMQGKTHENIKTIRPLKDGVIADFQASEEMIKEFVKKIPAIKKKLFPPSLRMVICIPSGITEVEKRAVIDSARHMNAKEIYLIYEPMAAAIGVGIDIMEPKGNMIIDIGGGTTEIAVIALAGIVCDQSVKVAGDLFTSDIMYYMRTQHNLYVGETTAEKIKIQIGSATEDLDTPPEDIMVQGRDLLSGKPKQVQVSYREIAKALDKSILRIEDAVMETLSKTPPELAADIYNTGIYLAGGGSMLRGLDKRLSRKTDLPVYVAEDPLRAVVRGTGIALKNLEKYKSVLIK encoded by the coding sequence ATGGGGTTTTTCGACTTTATGACTGAAGACATTGCAGTAGATTTAGGTACTGCAAATACACTTATAATCCACAATGGCAAAGTAGTTATAGATAGCCCTTCTATTGTTGCTAGAAATAGATTGACCGGTAAAATTATAGCTACTGGTCATGAAGCCAATAGAATGCAAGGAAAAACTCATGAAAACATCAAAACTATTCGTCCTTTGAAAGACGGAGTGATTGCAGATTTTCAAGCTTCTGAAGAAATGATAAAGGAATTCGTTAAAAAAATTCCTGCTATCAAGAAAAAGCTTTTTCCACCATCTTTAAGAATGGTTATATGTATTCCTTCTGGTATTACTGAGGTTGAAAAAAGAGCGGTAATTGATTCTGCTCGTCATATGAATGCCAAAGAAATTTATTTAATTTATGAACCAATGGCTGCTGCTATTGGTGTAGGTATTGATATTATGGAACCAAAAGGGAATATGATTATTGATATAGGCGGGGGTACTACTGAAATTGCTGTTATAGCATTAGCAGGTATTGTTTGTGATCAATCAGTAAAAGTTGCAGGTGATTTGTTTACTAGTGATATTATGTATTACATGCGAACTCAACATAACCTTTACGTTGGTGAAACTACTGCTGAGAAAATAAAAATCCAAATAGGTTCTGCTACTGAAGATTTAGATACACCTCCTGAAGACATAATGGTACAAGGGCGTGATTTATTAAGTGGAAAACCAAAGCAGGTACAAGTTTCTTATCGTGAAATTGCAAAAGCGCTAGACAAATCTATACTACGTATAGAAGATGCTGTAATGGAAACCTTATCAAAGACTCCTCCAGAATTAGCTGCTGACATCTATAATACAGGTATTTATTTAGCTGGTGGTGGTTCAATGCTAAGAGGTTTAGATAAACGTTTATCAAGAAAAACAGATTTACCTGTTTATGTTGCTGAAGACCCTTTACGTGCAGTTGTTCGTGGTACTGGAATTGCTTTAAAAAATCTTGAAAAATACAAATCTGTATTAATCAAATAA